From Dermochelys coriacea isolate rDerCor1 chromosome 23, rDerCor1.pri.v4, whole genome shotgun sequence, one genomic window encodes:
- the CALM3 gene encoding calmodulin-3, with protein MADQLTEEQIAEFKEAFSLFDKDGDGTITTKELGTVMRSLGQNPTEAELQDMINEVDADGNGTIDFPEFLTMMARKMKDTDSEEEIREAFRVFDKDGNGYISAAELRHVMTNLGEKLTDEEVDEMIREADIDGDGQVNYEEFVQMMTAK; from the exons GCCGACCAGCTGACTGAGGAGCAGATAGCAG agTTCAAGGAGGCCTTCTCCCTGTTCGACAAGGATGGGGATGGCACCATCACCACCAAGGAGCTGGGGACGGTGATgaggtccctgggccagaaccccacCGAAGCAGAGCTGCAGGACATGATCAACGAGGTGGATGCGGATG GGAACGGCACTATCGACTTCCCGGAATTCCTGACCATGATGGCGAGGAAGATGAAGGATACAGACAGCGAGGAAGAGATCAGGGAGGCATTCCGGGTCTTTGATAAG GATGGGAACGGCTACATTAGCGCGGCGGAGCTGCGCCACGTGATGACAAACCTGGGAGAGAAGCTGACCGATGAGGAGGTAGACGAGATGATCCGAGAGGCTGACATCGACGGAGACGGGCAGGTCAATTATGAAG agttTGTGCAGATGATGACCGCAAAGTGA